A region from the Candidatus Neomarinimicrobiota bacterium genome encodes:
- a CDS encoding class I SAM-dependent methyltransferase yields the protein MPQLVASEVQEFYGSNRIYDRIVQGLMEIGKDPDQVTVDDLAVVDEFHIRGRESTEELLQHLSIQTGDSVLDVGCGLGGACRYIASKHDAEVFGVDVTEDYCKLARKLTEDSGFSSRIRFRHGDALDLPFEDEKFEKVLTIHTQMNIADKAQFYGELFRVLKPGGRLAFYDIFADNQPVILPVPWADDPSLSHMISHREVRNLLHETGFQIDHWRDDTSRGLQWFQKKIEKVRKEGPPPLGIHLLIGSDAPRKMKNVVKNIKEDRIKLIQAVLSK from the coding sequence ATGCCACAATTAGTTGCATCTGAAGTTCAGGAATTCTATGGAAGTAACCGCATATACGACCGAATAGTTCAGGGGTTAATGGAGATAGGGAAAGATCCGGATCAGGTGACGGTTGATGATCTGGCAGTCGTGGATGAATTTCATATCCGTGGCCGTGAATCGACCGAAGAACTGTTACAGCATCTTTCCATCCAAACCGGTGACAGCGTCCTGGATGTGGGATGCGGACTTGGAGGAGCCTGTCGGTACATCGCTTCGAAACATGATGCAGAGGTGTTCGGAGTTGATGTGACGGAGGATTACTGCAAACTTGCCCGGAAACTGACTGAAGACAGCGGATTCAGTAGTCGCATCCGTTTCAGGCACGGCGATGCCCTTGATCTGCCTTTTGAAGATGAGAAGTTTGAAAAGGTTCTTACCATACATACCCAGATGAATATTGCAGATAAAGCACAGTTTTACGGTGAACTATTCCGTGTGCTCAAACCGGGCGGCCGATTGGCTTTTTACGATATATTCGCCGACAATCAACCGGTCATTCTTCCTGTGCCGTGGGCCGATGACCCCTCGCTAAGCCATATGATTTCCCATAGAGAAGTCCGGAATCTGTTACATGAAACCGGCTTTCAAATTGACCACTGGCGCGATGATACCTCCCGGGGACTGCAATGGTTTCAAAAGAAAATAGAGAAAGTACGCAAGGAAGGTCCTCCACCGCTCGGCATCCATTTGCTCATAGGGTCGGACGCACCGCGGAAAATGAAAAATGTTGTCAAAAATATAAAGGAAGACCGGATCAAGCTCATTCAGGCTGTATTATCAAAATAA
- a CDS encoding cupredoxin domain-containing protein: MISCSNPTDSASDSGPNTVIMENTSYNPETLTVEIGTTVTWENNDSYAHTVTSGSPGNPTDTFDSGNIEAGESYERTFNETGTFNSYCTLHPDNMTGTIEVQETVSSGANDGGSGSYGKRHVLF; the protein is encoded by the coding sequence ATGATCTCATGCTCCAATCCGACGGATTCCGCATCCGATTCCGGGCCGAATACAGTGATAATGGAAAATACTTCGTATAATCCGGAGACCCTCACTGTGGAAATCGGAACCACTGTGACCTGGGAAAATAACGACAGTTACGCGCATACGGTTACCAGCGGAAGTCCCGGAAATCCTACGGACACCTTCGACAGCGGAAATATCGAAGCAGGGGAAAGCTACGAACGTACGTTTAATGAGACGGGAACGTTTAACTCTTACTGTACCCTCCATCCCGATAATATGACAGGGACGATTGAGGTTCAGGAAACTGTCAGTTCCGGCGCAAATGACGGTGGAAGCGGCAGCTATGGCAAGCGACACGTCTTATTTTGA